TCTTTCTCTGCTTTTGTAACATCATATTTAACAATCTCCCAATAATCCTGAAAGAATGTCAGGGGGAATCTATCCGGGCTCAGGATCTTATAAGCACCCATACAAAAGATAGCCACATGGACCTCTTCTGAGGAGATAGGAGCAAGCAACTGACAGTTATCTTCCTCCTCAATGGCATTCAGAAGCTTGCTCAAAAGGCTATCTTCAAGAGACACATCATTCCTTCCGGACTCCGTGTATAATCCTATGAAAAAGTCAGTGGCACTTTGTCTAATTAAGGAGTCACCAATGATCTCCTGATCAGAGTCATCCCTTAGAATTTTGATGAAGTTCCTTCTCCTGTGGATGTAGGCCGATCGGTGGAAGAAGGCCAAAtttttgtccccttccttcaaccactgAATTatggatctttgcttccagtaaaTTTCCTCCTTAGAGAGGATATCCTTCCGATTCTTGTGGCACTCCTCTTCCTCCATCAAAATAGGGTCGGGGGGGTTACCAATAGCCATAATACTCTGGATTTGTTCCATTCTAGAGCCAAGAACCTTCTTTTTCTTGAAGATGTCTCCAAAAGTAGCCTTATTCCATCCTTTGACTTCCCTGTTGATGAGTTTTAATTTCTCCACAATTCTGAACATAGCAGTCCCTTGAACCTGGGTAGCCCACCAGTTCCTAACCAAGTCTCTAAAATCCAAGTGAGAGGCCCACATAATCTCATCACAAAAAGGGGGGGGACCTTGGTAGGGTCTATCCTTCCAATGGAATAGAAGGGGATTATGATCAGAAGCAGTCCTTGGGAGCATTTTAAGGAAGGAGTTATGGCTAATGTCCCAGTTGGTGGAGACAAGGAATCTATCTAGTCTGACTTGAATTAGGTGCTTGCCTTTCCTATTATTCGATGAGGTGTAGGGGGCACCCTGGAGGTCAATATCAACAAGGCTAGAAACATTAATGAGGTTGGCAAGATCTCCCATACTATCAGTAAAATAAACAAGACCTCCACACTTCTCAAGGGGGTAGAGGGAAGTATTAAAATTTCTCACCAACATGTACTGAGCCTTCTGGTTTGCCAAGACGAGTTCAGAAATTTCCTCCCACACCAGTCATCTTCCCACCTTGGAGTTGGGGGCATATATGTTAAATAGCTGCCAACAATGTTTGCCTTGTTGGAAAGTAACTGCTAAGAAGTTTTGGGTGCTAGCATAGATCTAAACTTGAATATTGATGGGGTCCCAGAGGGTAGAAATACCCCCAGAATCCCCCAAAGCATCCACATACAAAAAATCTGCCCCCAGCCAGAGTTTACCAACAGTAGTAGGAAAAGTTTGGTAGGACATTTTGACTTCCTGAAGAAGGCAAATATCAATTTTCATTTCCAAAATGTATTGTTTTATAGCAAATTTCTTATGGGGACTGttaagaccccttatgttccaggagaggaacttcatttcttatttaTGTTGATTCCATCAAGGGTAAGTTGTCTGCCCCTTGCAATGTCCCTAACCATAACTTTATGTCTCAGCACCCTTTCTGAGGGTCTTCCGACTTTATTTTCGGTACCCCGCACATCTGCTTTCTTggccttgggtttcttcttctggattatccattcttcattatctGCCCGAGGAGATATGGGAGGTGATAGCTTCAAAAGAGAGGACATTGTCAAGGATTCTCCTGTTAGAACAAACCATTCCACCTTACTAGGGGAAAAAGGGGGGTTTGTGATTAACAACTTATTCTTGGCTACGAGAGACATAgcttctgtgtgtgtgaaaaagtggaataagtctgatagctgtaggcacaacacttcaattaagtcattacatgtatggttagtaaatcaataatcaataaataataaaccattacaaagcgactaattgccttctaaaagatgcgagtataagattgctctcagatttttataagtaataccagttactagactacaccaagacaaaggatttaatctatatgatcatgatattaagctatatggatgcaagatggatgataattcaaataataatgattcaagcaataatggattcaagcaacaatgaaataaactaaatatggatgcaaataatctaaaaaaagcacaatgtattcaatgactctagaggaaaatcagcataataataatctccaagcgtgttctcaaaaatctctggggtgatttgaatgagagctgaaggctgaatttatagagaattacaagagataAAAAAagaacaatttagaattaattgaaataattgagaaatcaggttcacttaaccttgagatagattccaattatagtttaattgaaatgcatctaaattagaagttgaagttgcattggaaataagatttaattaattccatgcacttgtgataaaaatagataaatctttgatttattcaagataagagttttttcaatgcaactgaacttcttattctgaaaagctttgagttccaattttagagaatggtcaataattcaattaattgcttttccacTTTCAGGTTCTAAATTTAGAATaacaaataatatctcaagtttgatttctctctcaattcgattcttttattttattttcaattcaactcttgctttgtaattaattcctcttttgtaataaattaattctttttctgcatgattaaatgacaaatttattaattaattaaatatgcgaggatatttaataaattaaaataggatagttgatcaaaatgattttcttggaatgatttaattaattaaataaatatttaattaatattgagtaattgatttgccatgtgacatttgatgattaaagaattaataatgtgctcaagattgatttaattatctttggttaggaccttggtgatgttgtcgagattaggggcccatggtttagatgaccatttttagggtattacatttgcccctctttgaattaatgtgcgagcaatgcgttggttcaaagaatagttgatgtctaggagataccagttatgaacttgattgatcacgaaccagataaaaagcaaggtgtttagcttgatttgaagcgatgaagctgaacatagtctgattaaagcgataccgttcccaaacttgattgaaataggaacgatagagagcaaagataccaaacttgaactttattgatcaagaagtggatcttactgatctagaacttgattgaactagacgtGCAGCGagagaagataaaattgatcttgaacttgatggatcaagacacgatgagtgaagataaactatccagcttgatttgatgcgatgaaactgaacaccttcttagattgagcgtgtgatcgaagatactctttaaacccttgattgagtttaagcgaataatcagcttgatgtaaagtgatgaaactgattaacgttaagagattgattcagatgaagacaaatatcagcttgatttgacgcaatgaaactgatatgcccctagcgattgattcaattcagatgatcgagagatctcaacttgatgtgaagcgatgaagctgagatgccctttagcaataagaatttgattttctttagttgaaaatatttttgctagactttgatgaagatttgaaaattttctcgactttgaagatgtgaggtcataaggtcatgagtatgccccctcgggagcgaaattgaaaaatagcgagggtacatgattataggcaatttttggcgGTGATAATTATTTAAACACAAATGATTCagagaaatttttgaaaatttggcgtagattgataaaaaattgagcgcaaagttgatttgtagattaaaattgagattcagcattgattcatgagaaattgagcgcaatttgaagaaaggatGAGCATTCGATGAAAaacactaagtggtccaaattgtgtgaaattgactagcaaaataatcttgaatttcgatttcgatctcaaaaatgaaatcaaaatgggcgaattagctaagggtacaattttcatgtccatcggagcaagttgaaaaattagggttttggctatatatggggtaaaagtgtcatttcaagtcattttaaccttccaagtttgaaaatttgaaaagccttctgcaaagaaaaatggtggtccccatttgtgagcatcgattcgagtgacaaagatgacataattgacctcgagactatgagccagcggtaagtgatcgatcttaagcctgttattccttttaattttgaatcttttttattgttttttcaaGTTTTGGGCATGTTTATAGTCGGGCTTTcacgttttgtcatgcgagacaggatcctgtctcgtacgacaaactgataAAGTGTATTTTGTCATTTAAAGTCATTAGTTTTGTCGTGCAAGgcctacccttgtatcgtacgacaacattcataagagaccattttgtTGTCCTAAGTCTAGTCCTGTATCGTATGGGATTATTTTGTTGTATAGGCtctaatcctgactcgtacgagtttctgcccttttgtgttttatcgtttggaaaacagtgagcattttttgaaggttcaaacttgaaattttgacttgGCAATTGACGTAGTTGAATTTGCGTGATTTTTTACTTCTCTTGTAAGCTAATTTGGAATGTTTTATGATGCTTCGTTGTTTGATTTTTTGCAAGTTTGTTTGTCTCATGTTCTTTGTAGATGCGTATATCCACCCACTATGACATTAGTTCGGCAGTTGTCAGATGTTGAgtaggcacatattgatttgtgtggtttcaCCCACCTTCTaaggttacctgatatccgtgtgaatcacgggatgctcacaacgttagtagagagatttcattttgagcataacaccttccattttccagttggggagatgaccatcactcccaaggatATTTACAGgattctttgtatcccttttgttgggggtaaggtagattatgatgcatcACAACAGCCTGGATTACAGGTTGTCAGACATGTATTCAGGGAACCAGATATCttgacacgttctatcagttgggacattatgatgagcagGTATAGTAAGGATTTTCCTCTATCTTGTGTTATAGCAGATTTTATAGGTTGTTTTCTTATGCCGGATAGAGGACAGTAGGGATTCctttgtggatggggcaggatgctagagaggcttgtTGAGACCTCTCAGAGACTAGGCtagggttcttgtatattggcccacatgtatcgcaaGATGCATGAGATTTTTTATCAGGAGGGGAAGAGAATGGCTGCAGGAGTcttgattttataggtatgggcctgggagcacctcccagtttgtaggTCGATTGTAGATGACGGCAGGGAGCCTGGTCGGCCAATTGTATATAGATTCAAGATATGTCacgcagccccatctaggcaagactgaTTTCTAGCGATGGTAGTTAGATGACTTGATAGCTGtggtatggagaccttacagggacCTAGATCCATGGGATGACTTGAGGATCGTACGCAGAGATTGTTTGTTACGCGCCCACTCATTGGCAGATCGCAGACTGTGGTGGAGCGATTCATggtatctcgagtgatgaggcagtatggtaggcctcaggggatctcgtaggagttcATAGCATATGCGAGATATGCTGGTGAGGAGAGGCGAGGATGGGAACcaaggttatcttatgccttgggtaTGCAGGAGGTGATTGGATTGCAGCAACTctgatgggactatatggatgacattgcagatgtggaggtattgccctagtacagggattggttccagcagcatccattccctagatttacaGATCTGGTAGAGCAGGCACCtcgtattgaggagattgaggatgatgcccccgcacagggatagggacagagagccAAGGCTCTGAGGCGGACAGGTGGCGATCCTGGTTCTAGCAGCAATAGGGTTCCAGCTGGAGTTAGACAACGGagaggtgagggtggatccctaggtagTGTTGGTGTTAGGTTGGGTGGAAGTGAGAAGGAGCGAGTAGCTCCTAGACAGGTCTGAGAGAGgcgggaggagcagggtggagttggaggtggagatgggggtggagagcctgcaagAGAGCAGGGGGCCAACATagcatggtcgatgagagcacgtctagtAGATCtatagtcacagttgatagtggcacagactcagctggtggagcgagACTGACAGCTAGCAGAGCTTAGAGCAGAGAGAGATCGTCAGGTCTCAGAGATGAGAGCAAAGAGCAAGTCAGAGACAAACGCTTTGTGGTAGGAGGTTTTGTACCAGACCAGTTGGGCAACTTATTACATTGCATCTTACAGCGTAGCTATTCCTATAGCGCAGCAGGTTGTACCGTAGTTGcagtatatggcatgatcagagggagTTTGAGCACCTCGTCAGAATCCtggtcagtaggctccacctcctccaccaagcgatgagggaaaggccgagagctagatattctttttttaGACACACCCATTATTtttagcctatatgattctttctttgatgagagtttgtatatgtcaactgacattattttgtactctgagactttatatgatatatatatatatatatatatatatatatatatatacgagatcttatttgacttcattgtacttgtgttgaatCAATTATGAGAtactttctatatgctttattctatatgtatgcattttttttcagtatggatgtatataatgcagatgaatatgaatgtttgtttttatttcttttcatatgcaaataaataatgaaaatgagtaataagcaatgcaaattttatttttctctatgcaataagatgaatgcaaatgagtaataatgaaatgtatgaatctatataagatgcttatgtatgcaattaaCATCTCAAAAaataagtactcgatcagagaaatgatgaaaaagagaccacttagctaagaaatgatgatgcatccaactctcattcagaatataaagagattattaccataccgaaatcactctaaattcacaaaatacagaatgaaatgcaaaatgagatgcaaaatgaaataaaacctaacctagtcactggatttacaatgcttaagtttcatcattgagcataacaaacataacaggcatattagagtttctttcttttcacatgcaatattaattatcttgtccgcaatgacccttatttcattcatatccttggacagatttcgtagggactcggattgcatgataaagaaattccctcaaaacagacaaagaaatgatgggaagctccttgtagcatacaaataagtggagtcgaggtatgtgtagtgatttcaccttgatgtgaaggctcttatcacagacacccatcttattagatgttttcagatcatcggaatcactcctacaagcagaaaacaaagaaaatattatgcccccaatccttgctcctcttagtcaagatagacttcctcgaattactcagagggataataatcaaaaatcaatataaaagatagcatacaaagtaaattttcattcatagctcaaattgttaagtgattgttttcaattttgtgtactcagtgataaaactctttggtacttaggagacaagtgactgactaagagtggacgaccaggtttcactgacggaaagatgacttggttgatactacttaggatatATAATATgctttgtcgattaacctaagactaggacattaatcagtttcaagccatgggggttccaacgaaccaaaatgtcacaaaagtgactgcaatatatgtacaagcgataataaagatacatgaaagcgggaaatgccaacgttgcgttgatagatggagtgttgagtacaagaggcgcatgtttgccaggttttcacctagttggcagagattcatcattttttttacAAAGGTGcctttttaccaggttttcaccaggacattttctctcttttttctcttttttaaggactttttatgatttttttgagttttttttttcaaggcttttTCAGCTGTATagattgctggagcagagaatgctaagtgaataatttcttcaaatggatggtgttaattggttcacaaagttgttctccttccaatgttgagagttgataggcaccagagctgaagACTGCAGTAATggtgtagggacccagccagttgggttcaaacttccctttgttgtctcaaaactgctgatttttaggattttatcttagaactaggtcaccaacatgaaattctctttgtctaaccttcttgttatatcctttggacattctcttttgatacactctgatatgatcaaacaccacttgccgacactcatccaacaattcaatttcttgcaatctagatattctatagtcttcatcagtaacaagaccttgcaaagaaactcttagagatggtatttccacttcaataggtaatactaatttgaacccatacaccaaagaaaaaggtgtatcctagtaggtgttctgaaactagttttgtaagcccataatgcaagattgagtTGCAGATATCAATCCTTCCCAaatttgttcattgttctgtgcaagatagtcagtaggtttttgttggatgcctcagcttgtccattaccttgggggtaatatacagatgactagtgttgtctaattttgaatttctcacagagctcatccagatctttattcttgaattgtcctccattgtcagtcacgatggacaaaggtatcccatacctgcaaatgatatggtttagaatgaatagagctacttgtttgttaATTGCTTtaatgagcggaaccgcttctacccacttagtgaaatactcagtggcagttatgataaacttgtgtctgttagatgatggaggatatatttgaccaatgagatcaaaggccctttgctgaaaaggccaatgtgtaatgaagggtatgagatttccatgtagctgacatttttcacaagt
The nucleotide sequence above comes from Cryptomeria japonica chromosome 11, Sugi_1.0, whole genome shotgun sequence. Encoded proteins:
- the LOC131075250 gene encoding uncharacterized protein LOC131075250 — protein: MWASHLDFRDLVRNWWATQVQGTAMFRIVEKLKLINREVKGWNKATFGDIFKKKKVLGSRMEQIQSIMAIGNPPDPILMEEEECHKNRKDILSKEEIYWKQRSIIQWLKEGDKNLAFFHRSAYIHRRRNFIKILRDDSDQEIIGDSLIRQSATDFFIGLYTESGRNDVSLEDSLLSKLLNAIEEEDNCQLLAPISSEEVHVAIFCMGAYKILSPDRFPLTFFQDYWEIVKYDVTKAEKDFFKTGKLLKKLNNTYIVLVPKAENPNCMKDF